A section of the Bifidobacterium sp. ESL0728 genome encodes:
- the pyrB gene encoding aspartate carbamoyltransferase, whose protein sequence is MVGSSVVTLDSIPISEIQSLLDKAQYIDSHRKEVANTCNGRVLATLFYEPSTRTRLSFETAMLRLGGKVIGFAGAQLSSATKGETIHDTVKVVSQYADIIAMRHPKEGAALVAAHSSDVPVINAGDGGHMHPTQTLADLSTIQARFGRVTNLTVGLCGDLTFGRTVHSLITTLCRFGNVRFVLISPDELKTPQYVLDCIDQSPTCSYVEAKDLSAVIGDLDVLYMTRVQQERFFNEDDYLRLRDTYILDAGKMKLAKPTMAVLHPLPRVNEIAKEVDDDPRAAYFEQVRRGMLMRMALESSVLGDKLPGYEENKEVLA, encoded by the coding sequence TTGGTCGGTTCCAGCGTGGTGACGTTGGACAGCATACCGATTTCCGAGATTCAGTCATTGCTCGACAAAGCGCAATATATTGATTCTCACCGTAAAGAAGTGGCGAACACCTGTAATGGCCGGGTGTTGGCCACTTTGTTTTATGAGCCCAGCACGCGCACGCGCCTGAGCTTCGAGACCGCAATGTTGCGACTCGGTGGCAAGGTCATCGGTTTCGCCGGAGCTCAGTTGTCTTCAGCCACCAAAGGCGAGACCATTCACGACACCGTCAAGGTCGTTTCCCAATATGCCGATATCATCGCTATGCGTCATCCCAAGGAAGGCGCTGCGCTGGTAGCCGCCCACTCCTCAGACGTACCGGTCATCAATGCCGGTGACGGCGGCCACATGCATCCCACGCAGACTTTGGCCGACCTTTCCACCATTCAGGCGAGGTTCGGACGAGTCACCAATCTGACCGTGGGGCTTTGCGGCGATTTGACGTTCGGCCGCACCGTCCACTCGTTGATTACCACGTTGTGCCGGTTCGGCAACGTGCGTTTTGTACTCATCAGCCCCGACGAGCTCAAGACCCCGCAATATGTGCTCGACTGCATCGACCAAAGCCCGACCTGCTCATATGTAGAAGCCAAGGACCTGTCGGCCGTCATCGGCGATCTCGATGTCCTTTATATGACCCGCGTCCAGCAGGAACGCTTCTTCAACGAGGACGATTATCTGCGTTTGCGTGATACTTACATTTTGGACGCAGGCAAGATGAAACTTGCCAAGCCCACGATGGCCGTGCTGCACCCGCTTCCACGCGTCAACGAGATCGCCAAGGAAGTCGACGACGACCCGCGCGCCGCCTACTTCGAGCAGGTGCGCCGCGGCATGCTCATGCGCATGGCGCTGGAAAGCTCGGTGCTCGGCGATAAATTGCCCGGTTACGAAGAGAACAAGGAGGTGCTGGCCTGA
- a CDS encoding dihydroorotase, with the protein MLTIHDIAVWDTGERIDLVVPEIDKQRLLAEPGAIVSGDIDGSSLTVAPGLTDPHVHFRDPGQLDKETMVSGSQAAAAGGYTRVLIMPNTLPAADGRDINVQDAVDGGKELKEVGVHNTLDYLQRYEQLHDVKLPIRYDLSVCASLGRAGKVPTRPADYVRFMDSSITTSRSDNTDAKTSRSPDGLVAEHPLRAITDDGSAITNEILDAVLVDSKVTGLPVLEHCEHHDYGAINDGEVSRKLGIAGIPAETELAIVNRDIEAARRTGAHIHFQHVSTAGAFDAVRKAKAEGLPITCETAPHYLALYDEDILKYGAMAKMNPPLRSEADRRATVAAIADGTVDMIATDHAPHTAAEKAAGLADAPNGIIGLECAYGVCRKVLVEGGAISDERLIELMALAPERLMGHTPTDVAMLLNTSSKCATKRMLDLSNVEHPENVDLTLIDTHNQWTVDSAKFHSKGRNTPFDGWKLTGRPMATIIGSKLVFSRLPHSLGDVRDSSMTV; encoded by the coding sequence ATGCTGACCATTCATGACATCGCTGTGTGGGACACCGGCGAGCGTATCGATCTTGTCGTGCCGGAAATCGACAAGCAACGCTTGCTTGCCGAGCCGGGTGCCATCGTTTCCGGTGACATCGACGGCTCCTCGCTCACGGTGGCACCGGGTCTTACCGACCCACATGTGCATTTCCGTGATCCTGGTCAGTTGGACAAGGAAACCATGGTCAGCGGTTCACAAGCCGCTGCCGCGGGCGGCTATACGCGCGTACTCATCATGCCGAACACATTGCCGGCGGCCGATGGACGTGACATCAATGTCCAGGACGCTGTGGACGGCGGCAAGGAACTCAAAGAAGTCGGCGTCCACAACACGCTTGATTATCTGCAACGATACGAGCAGTTGCACGATGTGAAGTTGCCGATTCGCTACGATCTTTCCGTCTGTGCCTCGCTGGGACGTGCAGGGAAAGTGCCGACCCGACCGGCCGATTATGTGAGATTCATGGATTCATCCATAACAACATCGCGAAGTGATAATACAGATGCGAAGACGAGCCGGAGCCCGGATGGTCTTGTTGCGGAACATCCGTTGCGTGCGATTACTGATGATGGTTCAGCGATTACTAACGAGATTCTTGACGCGGTGCTTGTCGATTCCAAAGTTACGGGACTTCCGGTGCTGGAACATTGCGAGCACCATGATTACGGCGCCATCAATGATGGAGAAGTCAGCAGAAAGCTTGGCATAGCAGGAATTCCCGCTGAGACCGAGTTGGCTATCGTCAATCGTGACATCGAAGCGGCACGACGCACGGGTGCTCACATCCATTTCCAACACGTCTCGACGGCCGGAGCATTCGATGCTGTCCGGAAGGCCAAGGCCGAAGGATTGCCGATTACTTGCGAGACCGCGCCGCACTACTTAGCGCTGTATGATGAAGACATTCTCAAATACGGCGCAATGGCAAAGATGAATCCGCCGCTTCGTAGTGAAGCGGACAGACGCGCGACGGTCGCCGCGATTGCTGATGGAACCGTCGATATGATTGCCACCGATCATGCACCGCATACGGCCGCTGAAAAAGCGGCTGGTCTGGCCGATGCTCCCAACGGCATCATCGGATTGGAATGTGCATACGGCGTCTGCCGAAAGGTTTTGGTTGAAGGTGGAGCCATCAGCGACGAACGGCTGATCGAGCTCATGGCCTTGGCTCCCGAACGCTTGATGGGCCACACGCCGACCGATGTGGCAATGCTGCTCAATACTTCGTCGAAGTGCGCGACGAAACGGATGCTGGATTTGAGCAACGTCGAACATCCCGAAAACGTCGATCTGACCTTGATTGATACCCACAACCAGTGGACTGTTGACTCGGCTAAATTCCATTCCAAGGGACGCAACACCCCGTTCGACGGCTGGAAGCTTACTGGCAGGCCGATGGCGACAATCATCGGTTCAAAGCTGGTATTCAGCCGGTTGCCGCATAGTCTGGGGGACGTGCGCGACAGTTCGATGACGGTTTAA
- a CDS encoding aspartate carbamoyltransferase regulatory subunit: protein MEVTSITNGIIIDHVDAGTALTVLHYLKVDPTATKLALIMNATSHALGAKDIIKLEDVEDLNLDALGFIAPRATVNIVRGGKIVEKAKPELPEHLVGVITCKNPRCVTTAETGLEQRFHLANAKRREYRCDYCDEEAER, encoded by the coding sequence ATGGAAGTCACAAGCATCACCAACGGCATCATCATCGACCATGTGGACGCGGGTACGGCGCTCACCGTGCTGCACTATCTGAAAGTCGACCCGACCGCCACGAAGCTGGCGCTCATCATGAACGCCACCAGCCACGCGCTGGGTGCCAAGGACATCATCAAGCTTGAGGACGTCGAAGATCTGAATCTCGATGCGCTCGGCTTCATCGCGCCACGGGCCACGGTCAATATCGTGCGCGGCGGCAAGATTGTTGAAAAGGCCAAGCCCGAGCTGCCGGAGCATCTGGTCGGCGTGATTACCTGCAAGAACCCGCGTTGCGTGACTACTGCTGAGACCGGTTTGGAACAGCGGTTCCATCTGGCCAACGCCAAACGCCGTGAATATCGTTGCGATTACTGCGATGAGGAAGCGGAACGGTAG